The following proteins are encoded in a genomic region of Ornithodoros turicata isolate Travis chromosome 6, ASM3712646v1, whole genome shotgun sequence:
- the LOC135397986 gene encoding paired box protein Pax-1-like, translated as MIMDSSPLQGAYGEVNQLGGVFVNGRPLPNSVRLRIVELAQLGVRPCDISRQLRVSHGCVSKILARYHETGSILPGAIGGSKPRVTTPKVVSYIRELKHKDPGMFAWEIRDRLLADGVCDKYNVPSVSSISRILRNKLHGGGASGPPQPPPCHTTLPVLPCTSSGLPLYPPAHHHSPPHPLAKAWDFYHHFHQQQQRTAEVHHNYYVHSYIQHNVSHPGSHL; from the exons ACTCTTCACCCCTGCAGGGCGCCTACGGGGAAGTGAACCAGCTGGGCGGTGTGTTTGTGAACGGTCGGCCCCTGCCTAACAGCGTTCGACTACGGATTGTGGAGCTGGCGCAGCTAGGGGTGCGTCCCTGTGACATTTCCAGACAGCTACGCGTCTCGCACGGATGTGTCTCCAAAATCCTAGCCAGGTATCACGAAACAGGATCCATCCTTCCCGGGGCCATCGGAGGGTCGAAACCCAGAGTGACCACACCAAAG GTAGTGTCTTACATCCGTGAACTGAAGCACAAGGACCCCGGAATGTTCGCCTGGGAAATCCGAGACAGACTACTGGCCGACGGAGTCTGCGACAAGTACAACGTTCCATCCGTTAGCAGCATCAGCCGCATTCTGAGAAATAAGCTGCACGGCGGAGGTGCATCGGGACCTCCTCAGCCGCCTCCATGCCACACAACCTTGCCGGTCCTCCCCTGTACCTCCTCCGGCCTGCCCCTCTACCCGCCTGCACACCACCACTCTCCACCTCAT CCACTGGCCAAGGCATGGGACTTCTACCACCACTTCCACCAGCAGCAGCAGAGGACGGCAGAGGTGCATCACAACTACTACGTGCACTCTTACATCCAACACAATGTATCTCACCCGGGATCTCACCTATAA